One Rhizobiales bacterium GAS188 DNA window includes the following coding sequences:
- a CDS encoding ATP-binding cassette protein, ChvD family — protein sequence MARQFIYHMRGLTKAYPGGKKVLENINLSFYPDAKIGILGVNGSGKSTLMRIMAGEDKEWTGESWLAEGARAGYLPQEPHLDESLDVRGNVMLGVAAKKALVDRYNEIAMNYSDETAEEMTRLQDEIDSKNLWDLDAQVDQAMEALACPPDDGDVTQLSGGERRRVALCRLLLEQPELLLLDEPTNHLDAETTAWLESHLRAYPGAVLLVTHDRYFLDNVTGWILELDRGRGIPYEGNYSSWLGQKQKRLRQEGREEEARQRALEREQEWIQASPKARQAKNKARIQRYDDLVAKQSDTGPQTAQIIIPIAERLGNNVINFDNLTKGYGDRLLIDDLTFKLPPGGIVGVIGPNGAGKTTLFRMITEQETPDGGSIAIGESVQLGYVDQSRDALDAGKTVWEEVSGGLDQLMLGKREVNSRAYCSSFNFKGGDQQKKVGQLSGGERNRVHLAKMLKSGANVLLLDEPTNDLDVDTLRALEEALENFAGCAVIISHDRFFLDRIATHMLAFEDDSHVEWFEGNFADYEADKMRRLGTDTIIPHRLKYKKFAR from the coding sequence ATGGCGCGGCAATTCATCTATCATATGCGCGGCCTCACCAAGGCCTATCCCGGCGGCAAGAAGGTCCTGGAGAACATCAACCTGTCCTTCTACCCGGACGCCAAGATCGGCATCCTGGGCGTCAACGGATCAGGCAAATCGACCCTCATGCGCATCATGGCGGGCGAGGACAAGGAATGGACGGGTGAGTCCTGGCTCGCCGAGGGCGCGCGCGCCGGCTATCTGCCGCAGGAGCCGCATCTCGACGAGAGCCTCGACGTGCGCGGCAATGTGATGCTCGGGGTCGCGGCCAAGAAGGCGCTCGTCGATCGCTACAACGAGATCGCCATGAACTACTCGGACGAGACGGCCGAGGAGATGACGCGGCTGCAGGACGAGATCGATTCGAAGAACCTCTGGGATCTCGACGCCCAGGTCGACCAGGCGATGGAGGCGCTCGCCTGCCCGCCCGACGACGGCGACGTGACCCAGCTCTCGGGCGGCGAGCGCCGCCGCGTGGCCCTCTGCCGCCTGCTGCTGGAGCAGCCGGAGCTGCTGCTGCTCGACGAGCCGACCAACCATCTCGACGCCGAGACCACGGCCTGGCTCGAATCGCATCTGCGAGCCTATCCGGGCGCCGTGCTGCTCGTGACCCATGACCGCTACTTCCTCGACAACGTCACCGGCTGGATCCTCGAGCTCGATCGCGGCCGCGGCATCCCCTATGAGGGCAATTACTCCTCCTGGCTGGGGCAAAAGCAGAAGCGCCTGCGGCAGGAAGGCCGCGAGGAGGAGGCGCGCCAGCGTGCCCTCGAGCGCGAGCAGGAATGGATCCAGGCCTCGCCCAAGGCTCGCCAGGCGAAGAACAAGGCCCGCATCCAGCGCTATGACGATCTCGTCGCCAAGCAATCCGATACCGGGCCGCAGACCGCCCAGATCATCATCCCGATCGCCGAGCGCCTGGGCAATAACGTCATCAATTTCGACAACCTGACCAAGGGCTATGGCGATCGCCTGCTGATCGACGACCTCACCTTCAAGCTGCCGCCCGGCGGCATCGTCGGCGTGATCGGGCCGAACGGCGCCGGCAAGACCACGCTGTTTCGCATGATCACCGAGCAGGAGACGCCGGATGGCGGCTCGATCGCGATCGGCGAATCCGTGCAACTCGGCTATGTCGACCAGTCGCGCGACGCCTTGGATGCCGGCAAGACGGTGTGGGAGGAAGTCTCGGGCGGGCTCGACCAGCTCATGCTCGGCAAGCGCGAGGTGAATTCGCGGGCCTATTGCTCGTCCTTCAACTTCAAGGGCGGCGACCAGCAGAAGAAGGTCGGCCAGCTCTCGGGCGGCGAGCGCAACCGCGTCCATCTCGCCAAGATGCTGAAGAGCGGCGCCAATGTGCTCCTCCTCGACGAGCCGACCAACGACCTCGACGTCGACACGCTACGCGCCTTGGAGGAGGCGCTGGAGAATTTCGCGGGCTGCGCCGTGATCATCTCGCATGATCGCTTCTTCCTCGACCGCATCGCGACCCATATGCTGGCCTTCGAGGACGACAGCCATGTGGAATGGTTCGAGGGGAATTTCGCCGATTACGAGGCCGACAAGATGCGCCGGCTCGGCACCGACACGATCATCCCGCACCGGCTGAAATACAAGAAGTTTGCAAGGTAG
- a CDS encoding Carbonic anhydrase or acetyltransferase, isoleucine patch superfamily gives MILEHRGVSPSIDASTRIAPNAVICGDVTIGPNCSVGFGAVITAESGKVTIGANCVIMDTAVIRGVRGNPVTIADNVMIGPRAYLAGCSIESEAFVATGATIFNGAKIGRNAEVRINAIVHLRTVLPAGARVPLNWIAVGDPAQILPPEKHEEIWAIQKTLDFPKYVFGIDRPPPGGTIMPEAMSRYARALKHWHDGDREVGE, from the coding sequence ATGATTCTGGAACATAGAGGGGTGAGCCCGAGCATCGATGCGTCGACGCGCATCGCGCCGAATGCCGTGATCTGCGGCGATGTCACGATCGGGCCGAATTGCTCGGTCGGCTTCGGGGCCGTCATCACGGCCGAAAGCGGCAAGGTGACGATCGGGGCGAATTGCGTGATCATGGACACCGCCGTGATCCGCGGCGTGCGCGGCAATCCGGTCACGATCGCCGACAATGTGATGATCGGCCCGCGGGCCTATCTCGCCGGCTGCAGCATCGAGAGCGAAGCCTTTGTCGCGACCGGCGCCACCATCTTCAACGGCGCCAAGATCGGCCGCAACGCCGAGGTGCGCATCAACGCCATCGTGCATCTGCGCACCGTGCTGCCTGCCGGGGCCAGGGTGCCGCTCAACTGGATCGCGGTCGGCGATCCGGCACAGATCCTGCCGCCCGAGAAGCATGAGGAGATCTGGGCGATCCAGAAGACGCTCGACTTTCCCAAATATGTGTTCGGGATCGACAGGCCGCCGCCCGGCGGCACCATCATGCCCGAGGCGATGTCGCGCTATGCGCGCGCCCTCAAGCATTGGCATGACGGGGATCGGGAGGTCGGGGAGTAG
- a CDS encoding 3',5'-cyclic AMP phosphodiesterase CpdA: MADNLIGPQGQLYADPKPGADPTQFQQDNNSAAYYQSPYFIAHKNQVQPIPRRRGASPLNLSDFIPASLLGAIQSGGKIAFHATGDTGAAKVNRSQTAATAIGHETAVADALVSDIARPGNAPAFFFHLGDVIYNFGEAQYYYDQFYEPYRAYDRPIFAVPGNHDGMVFGQGSSAPQVPTLDAFLTNFCAATPGPSPDAGGLMRSVMTQPGVYFTLDAPFVSIIGLYSNVLDGPGVISSQGGHFPLVDDQLGFLTSELTRLKSARQAQQRAVVLAVHHPPLSADAKHSGSTGVQADIDACCQKAGLWPDLVLSGHAHLYQRFTRLVGGKQTPYIVCGAGGFAATPPFTKVPPAPVTIGDHTLEIDPIVRFGYLTIETDAKTLSVTFKTADAQGVVVRDSITVDLASGKLTASKGSSKAPPAKKGAPKAKAKSAKAKTAKAKTAKSKTSGTRPARTSVAGAGRKKPAPRGPASRKGRSR; encoded by the coding sequence ATGGCAGATAACCTCATCGGCCCGCAGGGTCAGCTCTATGCCGATCCGAAGCCGGGTGCCGACCCCACACAGTTTCAGCAAGACAACAACAGCGCCGCCTACTACCAATCGCCCTATTTCATCGCTCACAAGAACCAAGTTCAGCCGATCCCGCGGCGGCGCGGTGCCTCACCGCTCAACCTGTCGGATTTTATCCCGGCAAGCCTTCTCGGCGCTATTCAATCGGGCGGCAAGATCGCGTTCCACGCGACAGGCGACACCGGCGCCGCCAAGGTCAACCGCTCGCAGACCGCCGCCACCGCGATCGGGCATGAAACCGCGGTCGCCGATGCATTGGTCAGCGACATTGCGCGCCCCGGCAATGCTCCCGCCTTCTTCTTCCATCTCGGCGACGTGATCTACAATTTCGGGGAAGCCCAATATTATTACGATCAGTTCTACGAGCCTTATCGGGCTTATGACCGGCCCATCTTCGCGGTCCCGGGCAACCATGACGGCATGGTGTTCGGCCAGGGCTCGAGCGCCCCGCAAGTGCCGACGCTCGATGCCTTCCTCACCAATTTCTGCGCCGCGACGCCCGGGCCTTCTCCGGATGCCGGTGGCCTGATGCGCTCCGTCATGACGCAGCCCGGCGTCTATTTCACGCTCGACGCGCCCTTCGTCTCGATCATCGGCCTCTACAGCAATGTGCTCGACGGCCCCGGCGTCATTTCCTCGCAGGGTGGCCATTTCCCGCTCGTCGACGACCAGCTCGGTTTCCTGACGAGCGAGTTGACCCGGCTGAAATCCGCGCGTCAGGCTCAACAAAGGGCTGTCGTTCTCGCCGTGCATCATCCTCCCTTGTCGGCCGACGCCAAGCATAGCGGCTCGACCGGCGTGCAGGCCGACATCGATGCCTGCTGTCAGAAGGCCGGGCTCTGGCCGGATCTCGTCCTGTCGGGCCACGCCCATCTCTATCAGCGGTTCACGCGGCTGGTCGGCGGCAAGCAGACACCCTACATCGTCTGCGGAGCGGGCGGCTTCGCGGCGACGCCGCCATTTACGAAGGTCCCGCCGGCGCCGGTCACGATCGGCGACCACACGCTCGAGATCGATCCGATCGTCAGATTCGGCTACCTGACCATCGAGACCGACGCGAAAACCCTGTCGGTCACCTTCAAGACTGCCGATGCTCAGGGCGTCGTGGTGCGGGATTCGATCACGGTCGATCTGGCAAGCGGCAAGCTCACCGCGTCCAAGGGCTCCTCGAAGGCGCCTCCCGCCAAGAAAGGCGCGCCAAAGGCTAAGGCCAAATCGGCAAAGGCCAAGACAGCGAAGGCCAAGACCGCGAAGAGCAAGACATCAGGGACGAGGCCTGCCAGGACCAGTGTCGCAGGCGCCGGCCGCAAAAAGCCTGCGCCTCGCGGCCCCGCGAGCCGGAAAGGCCGCAGCCGCTGA
- a CDS encoding transcriptional regulator, TetR family, protein MARKPTPQKPDKPQAQRSPRDRIIEALMELAADKPYGEIGLAEIAARASVTLGEFRDLYPSKGAILGAFSKRIDRIVLDGTTAELAEEPARERVLDVMMRRFDALHPYRDALRSIARDLRRDPLSLAAMNQVALNSQRFMLTAAGIDTTDALGQLKLQGAVAVFARAFETFLHDDEPDLARTMARLDKELDRGERLLRLADDVHALSAPFRAFFRAACRGRRHFRDRMRERMRAPRDADGEGGVEAA, encoded by the coding sequence ATGGCCAGGAAACCGACCCCTCAGAAGCCCGACAAGCCGCAGGCACAGCGCTCGCCGCGCGACCGCATCATCGAAGCGTTGATGGAGCTTGCGGCCGACAAGCCCTATGGCGAGATCGGCCTCGCCGAGATCGCGGCGCGCGCCTCGGTCACGCTCGGCGAGTTCCGCGACCTGTACCCCTCGAAGGGCGCGATCCTCGGCGCCTTCTCGAAGCGCATCGACCGCATCGTGCTCGACGGCACCACGGCCGAGCTCGCCGAGGAACCGGCGCGCGAGCGGGTGCTCGACGTCATGATGCGCCGCTTCGATGCCCTGCATCCCTATCGCGACGCGCTGCGTTCGATTGCACGCGATCTGCGCCGCGATCCCCTGTCGCTCGCCGCCATGAACCAGGTCGCCCTGAACTCGCAGCGCTTCATGCTGACGGCCGCCGGCATCGACACCACCGATGCGCTCGGCCAGTTGAAGCTGCAAGGAGCGGTCGCGGTGTTCGCGCGGGCCTTCGAGACCTTCCTTCACGATGACGAGCCCGATCTCGCCCGGACCATGGCGCGGCTCGACAAGGAGCTCGACAGGGGCGAGCGGCTCTTGCGCCTCGCCGACGACGTTCACGCGCTCAGCGCGCCCTTCCGCGCCTTCTTCCGCGCCGCCTGCCGCGGCCGGCGCCACTTCCGCGACCGGATGCGTGAACGCATGCGCGCCCCGCGCGATGCCGATGGCGAGGGCGGCGTCGAGGCCGCGTAG